The sequence below is a genomic window from Denitratisoma sp. DHT3.
CCCTACAGCAAGAAGCTGGAAGCCATGATCGAGAAGTCGATCAAGCCCTGATGGCTTGACGGCGGACTCCCCCCCGGGGCCGGCACTGACCGGCCCTGCTTTTTTCTTTAACGGAAAAAACTCATGCGCAATTTTCATCGTTCCTGGCTGGTCGCGGCCAGCCTGCTGGTCCTTTCCGGCAACCTGATGGCGGCGGGGCCGACGGCTCCCCGTGCTGCCGCCGTCGATGGTGCCCGCCTCGTCGCCGCGGATCGCGAGCCCGGCAACTGGATGAGCCACGGCCGCACCTATTCCGAGCAGCGCTTCAGTCCGCTGGAGCAGATCAACGACCGGAACGTCTCCCGCCTGGGCCTGGCCTGGAGCCAGACCCTGGAATTCGAACGCGGCGTGGAGGCCACGCCGCTGATGGTCGATGGCGCGCTGTACATCACCGGCGCCTGGAGCATCGTCTATGCGTTCGACGCCGAGACCGGCAAGCCGCTGTGGAAGTACGATCCCAAGGTGGATCGCGCCATGGTCGGCAACACCTGCTGCGGCCCGGTCAACCGCGGCGTCGCGGTGTGGCAGGGCAAAGTGTATGTGGGCACCCTGGACGGGCGCCTGGTGGCCATCGACGCGGCCACCGGCAAGAAGACCTGGGAGACCCTGACCGTCGATCCGAAGCGTCCCTACAGCATCACCGGCGCGCCGCGCGTGGTGAAGGGCAAGGTGCTGATCGGCAACGGCGGCGCCGACATGGGCGTGCGTGGCTACGTCTCCGCCTACGATGCCAGGAGCGGCAAGCTGGTGTGGCGCTTCTACACGGTGCCGGGCGATCCGTCCAAGCCCTTCGAGAACAAGGCGATGGAAATGGCCGCCAAGACCTGGCGCGGCGACCAGTGGTGGACCTGGGGCGGCGGCGGCACGGTGTGGGACGCCATGTCCTACGACCCGGAGTTGGACCTGCTCTACATCGGCGTCGGCAACGCGGCCACCTGGCCGCGCGATTTGCGCAGCCCCGGCGGCGGCGACAATCTGTTCCTTTCCTCCATCGTCGCGCTCAAGCCGGAAAGCGGCGAATACGTCTGGCACTACCAGCTCGCGCCCGGTGAGCAATGGGACTATCCGGCCACCACGCAGATGGTGCTGGCCGACCTGATGTTCCAGGGCGAAATGCGGAAAGTGCTGGTCCAGGCGCCCAAGCACGGCTTCGTCTTCGTGCTCGACCGCACCAACGGCAAGCTGTTGTCGGCCGAGAAGTTCACCCAGGTGAACTGGGCGAGCCATTACGACCTCGCCACCGGCCGGCCGGTGGAGAATCCGGTGGCGGACTATGCCAAGGCCGAGAAGCCGGCGCTGCAATACCCCGGTCCGCTGGGTGGCCACAACTGGAACCCGATGTCCTTCAATCCGAAGCTGGGCCTGCTGTATTTCGGCGAACTGCAGATGCCCAATTTCTACGTCATGGACCGCAACGCCAAGTACCGGGAGCGCAACCGGCGCTGGAACACCGGTCTGGACATGGCGCCCTGGGTCACCGACCCCTCCCTGGGCGGCGAGGTGGCGAAGCACGTGCGCGGCTCGCTGATCGCCTGGGACGTCGCCGCCGGCAGGAAAGCCTGGCAGGTGGAGCAGTTGATGCCGACCAACGGCGGCACCCTGGCCACGGCCGGCAACCTGGTGTTCCATGGCACCAGCGACGGGCGGCTGGTGGCCTATAGCGCCGACAAGGGCGAGAAGCTGTGGGAATACCGCACCGTCTCGGCCATCATGGGCGGGCCGATCGCCTACCGCATCAAGGGCCGGCAGTACATCGCCACCGGCATCGGCTGGGGCGGCGGCCACGCCACGGGCTTTCCCGACGGTGCCACGGCGCAGGGCCTGAAGAACGTCAATCGGGTAGTGGTGTTCGCCCTCGACGGCAAGGCCCGGTTGCCGGCCGTGCCGCGCCTGGAGCAGACGATCGATCCGCCGCCGGCCACCGCTTCGATGGAGCAGATCGTCCGCGGCGGCGTGCTCTACATGAACCACTGCGGCGTCTGCCACGGCTCCGGCACCGGCGGCGTGCCGAACCTGGACGCGATGACGCCGCAGACCCGCCGGGAGTTCATGGGCATCGTGCTGGGCGGCGCGCGCCAGGACAAGGGAATGCCGGCGTTCCACGAGCAACTGAGCGCGGAGGAGGTGCTGGCGATCCAGGACTTCCTGGTGGCGCGGGCCAACATGACCAAGGCGGCGCAGCAAAAGGGACGGTAAGCATGGCGATGCAGAGCAATGACGACGCCCTGCGCTTCGACGGCCAGGTGATCGCGATCACCGGCGCCGGCAACGGTCTGGGGCGCAGCCATGCGCTGCTGCTGGCGAGCCGCGGCGCGCGGGTGGTGGTGAACGACCCGGCGCGGGACGCGGCGGGCAGCAGCGCCGCCGAGCAGGTGGTGGCGGAAATCCGCGCCGCCGGCGGCGTGGCCTGCGCCAGTCTGGATTCGGTGCTGGAGGGCGAGCGCATCGTCGAGGCCGCCCTGGACGCCTTCGGCCGCATCGACGGCGTGATCAACAACGCCGGCTTCATCCGCGACCGCGCCTTCCACAACCTGAGCGACGCCGAGTGGCAGGCCGTGGTCGACGTGCATCTGCAAGGGGCCTACCGCGTGACCCACGCCGCCTGGCCCCATCTGCGGCAACAGAACTACGGCCGGGTGCTGTTCACGGTCTCGGCCGCCGGCATCTACGGCAATTTCGGCCAGGCCAATTACGGCAGCGCCAAGCTGGCGCTCTACGGCCTCGCCCGCACGCTGGCGGTGGAAGGCGCACGCCACAACATCCGCGTCAATGCCGTCGCGCCGATCGCCGCCTCGCAGATGATGGGCGCGCGCATGCCCGAGTCCTGGCAGGCGCGCATGACCCCGGAGGCGGTGAGCCCCGTGGTGGCCTGGCTGTGCCACGCCGACTGTCCGGAAACCGGCGGTCTGTTCGAGGCCGGCGGCGGCTGGTTCGCCAAGCTGCGCTGGGAGCGCAGCGCCGGCGCCACCATCGGCGATCACGCACCCCTGACTCCGGAAGCAGTGGCCCGCCAATGGGCGGTGGCGACGTCCTTCGCCGCCGCCGATCATCCCGCCGACGTGACCGAGGCCGGTACGATCATGTTCCAGCGCCTGGGGCTCGTTCCCGGCTGAACGTTGAATCCTGAAAGAGTAGTTGACCACGGGTTCGAACCGAGGCTTTAAGGATGAAATATTTCGAAGACATCGCCGTGGGTCAGGCGCTCACCTATCCCGGCCGCCATGAGGTGACGGCGGCGGAGATCATCCGCATCGCCGCCGAGTGGGATCCGCAGCCCTTCCATCTGGACGAGGAAGCCGCCAGGCTGTCCATCTTCGGCGGGCTGGTGGCCTCCAGCGTGCATCTGTTCGCCATCACCAGCAAGCTTTGTCATTCCGATCCCGAGAAATGGGCGACGGTGAGCGCGCTGGGCATGCGGGAGATCAGGAGCCATGCGCCGGCCCGGCCCGGCGATCGGCTGGAAGTCCGCTCCATCTGCCTGGACAAGCGGCCCTCCGCTTCGCGCCCCGGCCTGGGCGTGGTCGAGTTCGAAGTGCAGCTCCTGAACCAGAAGGGCGAGGTGCTGTACGCCTACGTCAGCGCCGTCCTGCTGCGGATGCGCGGGCAGGGCGACTGAGGTTCATGCGATCGCCATGCAGCCGGGGGCTGCACGGGCGGGCGGTCACCCGGTCCATGTATCATCGTCGGACCTAACGCTCATGGAAGCCAATTTTCCGCCCCGGCGCATGAAATACGCGAAGAGCAAGAAGGCCCTCCCCCTCCCGGCCTCCCCCTCTCCGGGGGAGGTGACGGCATTGGCTCGCTGCGCTCGAAGTCGCCACACGCTCCGTTTTTGCATTCTTTCACGCTAATTCGAAGAAGCTCCGCCATGAACCAAGTCATCAATTTCTACCGCAAGCAGCCCGCCGGAATCAGCGTCAACGGCGAATCGATTTCAGCCGAGGCGATCGATGCCGTCGCCGAGCAGTTCGCCGATGCGCCCGAGCCCCGCGAGGCGGCGGCCCGGGCGCTGGTGGTGCGGACATTGTTGCGGCAGCAGGCGATTCGGCAGGGGATCGAGGCGGACGATGAAGAAGGTGCGCTGGAGCGCCTGATCGAGCAGGAAGTGCCGGCGTCGGAAGTCTCCGATGCGGAGGTGCGGCGCTATTTCGAGGCCAACCGGGACAAGTTCCGCAGCGGCGATTTGTTCGAGGTGCGCCATATTCTGTTCGAACTCGCGCCGGACGACGACAAGACCGAACTGGCGCGCAAGGCGGACGCGGTGCTGCTCGCACTGAAGAACGATCCGGAGGCTTTCGAACGCATCGCCCGCGAGCAGTCCGCCTGCTCCAGCGCCGCGCTGGGCGGCTCGTTGGGCCAGATCACCCGCGACGCCGTGGTGCCTGAATTCTGGTCGGCGCTGGTGGGGCAGGGCAAGCCGGGCTTGCTGCCGCATCCCGTGGAAAGCCGCTTCGGCCTGCACATCATCCGGATCGACCGCTGCGCGCTGGGGGAGGCATTGCCCTTCGAGGCCGTGGAAAAACGCATTCGTCCTTTCCTGGCCGCGCGCCTGGAGCAGGTGAGCTACCAGCGCTATATCGCCCGCCTGATCGAAGCGGCGCAGATCGTCGGTATCGATCTCGGTGAGGATGTGACGCTCGGCACCGGCCACGGCTTGCCGAGCGAATAGTCCGGATCACCGGCAGTTCGGCCGGGTCCGAGGTGGCCCGGCCACCGGCGTGCCGGGAAAGCGAGGGGGAAGCCCGTATAATTCGGGCTCCGGTCCGTTTCCCCTATTTCCCTCCCCTTTTCCGTCATGCCCCAAGTGCTTTCCCTGCGCGGCACCGCCGCTTTTTCCGCTTCCCGCCTTTCCCGTCTGCAGGAACAGGCCCGTGCCGCGGTGTCCGGCCTCTCCGGGTTGCAGGCCGAGCACTGGTATTTCGTCGAGAGCGAAGGCGCCCTGGAAGGCGATGAACTGGCCCGCCTGAAGGATCTGCTGGGCATTCCCGCCGCGCTGCCGGCGGAACCCAAGGGTGAACTGCTGCTGGTGACGCCGCGCCTGGGCACGATTTCGCCCTGGGCTTCCAAGGCCACCGACATCGCCCGCAACTGCGGCTTCGCCGGTATCAAGCGCATCGAGCGCGGCATCGCTTTCCATGCACAGGGCAAGAAGCTGGATCGCACTGCCCTGGCGGCCAAACTCCATGACCGGATGACCGAATCGGTGCTGGCCTCGGCCGAGGAAGCCCTGGCGCTGTTCCATCACGTGGCGCCCCAGCCGCTGACCACGGTGGACCTGCTGGCCCGGGGCCGTGCGGCCCTGGCGGCGGCCAATGGCGAACTGGGCCTGGCCCTGTCGGACGACGAGATCGACTATCTGGTGGAGAACTTCACCAAGGCCGGGCGCAATCCCACGGACGTGGAACTGATGATGTTCGCCCAGGCCAACTCCGAGCACTGCCGGCACAAGATCTTCAACGCTTCCTGGACCGTGGACGGGGAGGACCAGCCCCATTCCCTGTTCGGCATGATCCGCGAGACCCACAAGGCCCACCCCGAAGGCACGGTGGTGGCCTATTCCGACAACGCCGCGGTGATCGAGGGGGCGAAGGTCAAGCGTTTCTACCCGGACGGCCAGGGCCAATACCGCTGGCAGGAAGAGACCACCCACATCCTGGCCAAGGTGGAGACCCACAACCACCCGACCGCGATCTCCCCCTTCCCGGGCGCCGCCACCGGCTCCGGCGGCGAGATCCGCGACGAGGGGGCGACGGGGCGCGGCTCCAAGCCCAAGGCCGGCTTGTGCGGTTTTTCCGTCTCCGACCTCAACATTCCCGGCCATGTCCAGCCCTGGGAGTCGCAATACGGCAAGCCCGAGCGCATCGCCTCGGCGCTGGACATCATGATCGAAGGCCCCATCGGCGCGGCGGCCTTCAACAACGAATTCGGCCGTCCCAACCTGGCGGGCTATTTCCGCACCTTCGAGCAGGCCTTCAACGGCGAGGTGCGCGGCTACCACAAGCCCATCATGATCGCCGGCGGCGTCGGCAACATCCAGGCCGAACAGTCCTTCAAGATTCCGTTCCCGGCCGGTACCCTGCTGATCCAGCTGGGCGGGCCGGGGATGCTGATCGGTCTGGGCGGCGGCGCCGCTTCCTCGATGGCTACCGGCACCAACACCGCCGACCTGGACTTCGCCTCGGTGCAGCGCGGCAACCCGGAAATCCAGCGCCGCGCCCAGGAGGTGATCGACAGGTGCTGGCAGATGGGGGCGAACAACCCGGTGCTGGCCATCCATGACGTCGGCGCCGGCGGCATTTCCAACGCCATGCCGGAACTGGCCCACGACGCCGGCCGCGGCGCCCATTTCGACCTGCGCGCCGTGCCCAGCGAGGAGCCGGGCATGTCGCCGCGGGAGATCTGGAGCAACGAGGCCCAGGAGCGCTACGTGCTGGCCGTCGCCCCGGAGCGCCTGGACGAGTTCCGCGCCCTGTGCGAGCGCGAGCGCTGCCCCTTCGCGGTGCTGGGCAGCGCCACCGACGACGGCCAGCTGATCGTCAAGGACGACCATTTCGGCAACCGGCCGGTGGACATGGCGATGGAAGTGCTGCTGGGCAAGCCGCCCCGCATGCACCGCGACGCCCGTCGCGCCCGGCCGGCCGGCGCGGCCCTGGACATCGAACAGGCGGACCTCTGGGAGGCCGTCTCCCGCGTGCTGCGCCTGCCCGCCGTGGCCTCGAAGAACTTTCTCATCACCATCGGCGACCGCAGCGTCGGCGGCCTCACCGCCCGCGACCAGATGGTCGGCCCCTGGCAGGTGCCGGTGGCCGACGTGGCGGTGACCGCGATGGGCTTCGACACGGTGCTGGGCGAGGCTTTCGCCATGGGCGAGCGTACGCCGCTGGCGCTGCTCGACGGCCCGGCCTCGGGCCGCATGGCGGTGGGCGAGGCGATCACCAACATCGCCGCCGCCGACATTGGCGCGATCGGCAGGATCAAGCTCTCCGCCAACTGGATGGCCGCCGCCGGCCACGGCCATGAGGATGCGATCCTGTTCGACACCGTGAAGGCCGTGGGCCTGGAATTCTGCCCGGCCCTGGGCGTGGCGATCCCGGTGGGCAAGGATTCGCTGTCCATGCGTACCAAGTGGGAGGCGGACGGCAGCGCCAAGCAGGTCACCGCGCCGGTGTCGCTGATCGTCACCGCCTTCGCCCCCTGCGCCGACATCCGCAGGACCCTCACGCCCCAACTGCGGGACGACAAGGACGTGGGAGAGACCGAGCTGGTGCTGATCGATCTCGGCCAAGGCCAGAACCGCCTGGGCGGCTCCGCCCTGGCCCAGGTGTATGGCGTGTCCGGCGATGCCGCGCCGGATGTGGACGCGGCTTCCCTCAAAGCCTTCTTCGAGGCGATCCAGGCGCTGAACCGGGACGGCAAGCTCCTGGCCTATCACGACCGTTCCGACGGCGGCCTGTTCGCCACGGTCTGCGAAATGGCCTTCGCCGCCCGCATCGGCGTGTCGCTGAACCTGGATACGCTGTGCTACGACCCGCTGATGAACGACGTGGACGGCATCGAACGGGCGCCGCAGATCGTCGAGGGCCGCATGCGCGACCGCCTGATCGGCGCCCTGTTCAACGAGGAACTGGGGGCCGTGGTGCAGATCCGCCGCGCCGACCGCAGCGCCGTGATGGACGCACTGCGGGCCGCGGGCCTGGGCAAGTGCAGCCACATCGTCGGCTCCCCCAACACTTTCGGCGAGGTGCGCGTCTGGCGCAACGCCAAGCAGGCTTTTGGTGCGCCGATCGCCGAGATCCAGCGCGCCTGGAGCGAGGTGAGCCACCAGATCGCCCGCCTGCGCGACGACCCCGCCTGTGCCCAGGAGGAGTTCGACGCCCTCAACGACGCCGCCGATCCAGGGCTCTCCTGCCAGTTGAGCTTCGATCCGGCCCAGGACGTGGCTGCGCCGTTCATCGCCAGCGGCGTGCGGCCCCGCATGGCGATTCTGCGCGAACAGGGCGTGAACGGCCACGTGGAAATGGCCGCCGCCTTCGACCGCGCCGGCTTCGACGCGGTGGACGTGCATATGTCCGACCTCCAGGCCGGCCGCGTGCGGCTCGCCGATTTCAAGGGTCTGGCGGCCTGCGGCGGCTTCTCCTACGGTGACGTGCTGGGGGCCGGCCAGGGCTGGGCCAAGTCCATTCTCTTCAACAGCCGGCTGAAGGACGAATTCGCCACCTTCTTCCAGCGCCCCGACAGCTTCGCCCTGGGCGTCTGCAACGGCTGCCAGATGATGAGCAACCTGGCGTCCATCATCCCCGGCGCCGAGGACTGGCCCACCTTCCACCGCAACCGCAGCGAGCAGTTCGAGGCCCGCTTCGTCATGGTGGAGATTCCCGATTCGCCTTCCATCTTCCTGGCCGGCATGGGCGGCTCGCGCCTGCCGGTGGTGGTCTCCCACGGCGAGGGCCGCGCGGTGTTCGCCGGCGATGCCCAGGAACGGGCGCGGGTGGCGCTGCGCTACGTGGACAACCGGGGCGCGGTGGCCGCGACCTACCCGGCCAACCCCAACGGTTCGCCGGCCGGCATCACCGGCGTCACCACCGCCGACGGCCGCTTCACCATCATGATGCCGCACCCGGAGCGCATCTTCCGCACCGCCCAGATGAGCTGGGCGCCGCTCGGCCTGGGCGAGGACGGCCCCTGGCTCACCATGTTCCGCAATGCGCGGAAGTGGGTGGGGTAGGCTGGGCTCGCCCCCCCTTCGGATTCTCCCTCTTCGCCTCGGGATGCCCGTACGTCATTCCGGCCTGCGCCGGAATGATGGGAAATGTGTGCATCCGACAGCCTTCAAGGGAAGGAACCGGTGCGTGGCCGTTCATTCGTTTGTCCTGGGCGACCGGGCCGATTGGCCAAGGCGGGGCGATGCGTACGATAATCCGTTCCGCGCGAGTCCGCGCCGCAACCTTTCAGTAATGCCATGGTCGCCGTCGTTCATTCCTTTTCCGATCAGCACTCCGCCGAGGAGATTTTCGCCCTGGCCGCTGTCGGCCTGGACGCGGCGGAGGCGGCGCGTCTGCGGAACGCCTTCGAGTTCGCCCGGGAGACCTATGGCGAGCGCCTCCTGAGCACCGGGGAGCCCGTATTTCCCCACGCGGCGGCGATGGCGGTGATCCTGGCCGGGCTCGATCTCGACCTGGATACCCGGATCGCCGCCTTGCTGTTCGACGTTCCCGACGATCTGGCCGACTACGAAGCCGTGCTGGAGCCGCGCTTCGGCGCCGAGTCGGTGCGCCTGGTGCGCGGCCTGCACCGCCTGGCGCCTTTGCACCTCCTCATCCGCAGCCATGCCGGCGGCGCCGAGATGCAGTCGCAGACCGAGATTCTGCGCAAGATGCTGCTGGCGATGGTGGAAGACATCCGCGTGGTGCTGTTGCGCCTAGCGTCCCGCACCCAGACGCTGCGTTGGCTGACCGACCAGGACACGCCGGAGCGGCCGGACATCGCCCGGGAGAGCCTGGAGATCTACGCGCCGCTGGCCAACCGGCTTGGCGTCTGGCAGTTCAAGTGGGAACTGGAGGATCTGTCCTTCCGCTTCCTCCAGCCGGCCACCTACAAGCGCATCGCCAAGATGCTGGAGGAGCGCCGGGTCGAGCGCGAGAGCTTCATCGCTGCCGCCGTGGCGCGGCTCAAGGCCGAGCTGACGGCGATCGGCATCGAGGCCGAGGTGTATGGCCGGCCCAAGCACATCTACAGCATCTGGAACAAGATGCGCGCCAAGGGCCTGGACTTCTCCCAGGTCTATGACGTGCGGGCGCTGCGCATCATCGTCGGCGAGGTGAAGGACTGCTATACCGCGCTGGGCCTGGTGCATCAGCACTGGCAGCCGATCCACGGCGAGTTCGACGATTACATCTCGCACCCCAAGGGCAACGACTACCGCTCGCTGCACACCGCCGTGGAGGCGGAGGACGGCCGCGCCGTGGAAGTGCAGATCCGCACCCGCGAGATGCACCAGCACGCCGAACTGGGCGTGGCGGCCCACTGGCGCTACAAGGAGGCGAGCTTCGCCAAGGGCTCGGCGGCCAAGGCCGATTCCGCCTACGACGACAAGATCGCCCTGCTGCGCCGGTTGCTGACCTGGCGCGACGAGGTGACCGATTCCAGCCAGTGGCTGGAGCAGTTCAAGCGCGCGGCCCTGGACGACACGATCTACGTGCTGACGCCGCAGGGGCGGGTGATCGATCTGCCGCGCGGCGCCACGCCCCTGGATTTCGCCTACCGGCTGCACTCCGATCTGGGCCACCGCTGCCGGGGCGCCCGCGTGGACGGCCAGTTGCTGCCCCTCAACACGCCTTTGCAGAACGGCCAGCGGGTCGAGATCGTCGCCGCCAAGAGCGGCGGACCGTCGCGCGACTGGCTCAATCCGAGCCAGGGCTATCTGGCGACGCCGGGGGCGCGGCGCAAGGTCAAGCAATGGTTCGCCGCCCAGGACGCGGCGGAACTGCTGGCCCAGGGCCGCGCCTTCGTCACCAGGGAGTTGCAGCGGGAAGGGCAGAGCCAGGCCAATCTGGAGGAACTGGCGCGCAAGCTGGGCTTCCGCGATGTGGATGCGATGTTCCTGGCGGCGGCGCACAACGAACTGGGGCCGCGGGCGATCCAGGTGGCCTTGCAGGGCGCGCCGCAGGCATTGGAGGTGGAGCCGGAGATCGTCACCCGGCGCAGCAAGGCCGCCGATTCCAAGGTGCTGATCGTCGGCGTGGACAAGCTGCTGACGCAGTTGGGGCGCTGCTGCAAGCCGGTGCCTCCGGATGCGATCCAGGGCTTCGTCACCCGCGGCAAGGGCGTCTCCATCCATCGCCTCGAATGCAGCAATTTCCGCAACATGGCGGCCCGCAACCCGGAGCGGGTGATCTCCGCCGAATGGGGCGCGGCCCAGGAAGGCGCGCTCTACGCGATCGACATCGCCGTCGAGGCCGCCGACCGCCAGGGCCTGCTGCGCGACATCTCGGATGTGCTGTCGAAGGAAAAGGTCAACGTCACGGCGGTGAAGACCCTGTCCCGCAGCGGCGCGGCGCGCATGGCCTTCACCATGGAACTGAGCGGCACCGCGCGCCTGCCGCGGCTTTTCGCGTTGTTGCGGGAAGTGCCGGGCGTGGTTTCGGTGCAGCGGGTCTGATAAAGGGCTTGCCCCCCTTCGCCCCCCTCCGGGGGGGTCGACAAGGCTCGCCGCACTCGGATGTTTGGGGGAACTTCGTAGGTGCCCGACGCGTTGCGGCTGGCGCCGCGTGCCGCTTTTCCTTGCGGCGGCGCGGCGGAAAAGCTCGTTTTTCCCGCTAAGCGATGGAGCCCAGTTCGGCAAGCAGCAGCTCCTGGGCGGAGACCCGCTTGCGCTTGCTGGCCTGGAGGCGGTAGTCGCCGTTGGCGTCCATTTCCCAGGACTGGCAGTTGTCCACCAGGTAGGCGCGCAGGCCCTCCTTGAGCACGCGGCGCTTGAGCTTCGGATCCAGGATCGGGAAGGCGGTTTCGATGCGGCGGAAGAAGTTCCGGTCCATCCAGTCGGCGCTGGACAGGTAGAGCAGGTCGGCGCCGTCGGCGAGGAAATAGAAAATCCGGTGGTGCTCGAGGAAGCGGCCGATCAGGGAGCGCACGCGGATGTTTTCCGACAGGCCCTTGACGCCCGGACGCAGGGCGCAGGCGCCGCGCACGATCAGGTCCACCTTGACGCCGGCGCGCGAGGCCGCATAGAGGGCCTCGATGACGGCCGGTTCCTGCAGGGAGTTCATCTTGGCGATGATTTTTGCCGCCTTGCCGGCCTGGGCGAGCGCGGTTTCGCGCTGGATCGCCTGGAGGATGTTGGCGTGCAGGGTGAACGGCGACTGCCACAGGTGGGTGAGCGGCAGGGCCTTGCCCATGCCGGTGAGCTGCTTGAAGACTTCGTTGACGTCCTCGCCGATCTCCGGCTGGCAGGTCATCAGGCCGAAGTCGGTGTACAGCCGCGTGGTGCGGGGATGGTAGTTGCCGGTGCCGAGATGGACGTAGCGGCGGAAGCCGTGTTCCTCACGGCGCAGCACCAGCAGCATTTTGGCGTGGGTCTTGTAGCCGAAGACACCGTAGACCACATGGGCGCCGACCTCCTCCAGCCGGTTGGCGATGTCGAGGTTGGCCTCCTCGTCGAAGCGGGCCATCAATTCGACCACCACGCTGACTTCCTTGCCCTGCCGCGCCGCCCGCAGCAGGTGCTCCATCAGCACGGAGTCGATGCCGGTGCGGTACAGCGTCATCTTGATCGCCACCACCTGGGGATCGTCGGCGGCCTGTTGCAGCATCTGCACCACCGGGGCGAAGGACTGGAAGGGGTGGTGCAGCAGGATGTCCTGCTTGCGGATGCTGGCGAAGATGTCGTAGCGCTTGGTCAGCAC
It includes:
- the ppk1 gene encoding polyphosphate kinase 1, with translation MNATQAHLNFFPSEHFINRELALLAFNRRVLAQAADRQAPLLERLRFLCIVSSNLDEFFEVRVAGVKEQIKLNSTIPGPDGLPPQEVFRRIGLQTHALIAEQYALLNDEILPKLRNEGIVFYRRREWGNGMRAWIKDYFLREVMPVLTPIGLDPAHPFPRVLNKSLNFAVELEGKDDYGRTGGAAIVQAPRALPRVIRLPRALCGVDHGFIFLSSILHEHVAELFPGMNVLGSHQFRVTRNSDLFVDEEEIKNLRTALQGELPQRHFGDAVRLEITQDCPEVLADFLLAQFGLGDGDLYRMPGIVNLVRLMSVPDQVDLPHLKYPAFTPGLPKVLTKRYDIFASIRKQDILLHHPFQSFAPVVQMLQQAADDPQVVAIKMTLYRTGIDSVLMEHLLRAARQGKEVSVVVELMARFDEEANLDIANRLEEVGAHVVYGVFGYKTHAKMLLVLRREEHGFRRYVHLGTGNYHPRTTRLYTDFGLMTCQPEIGEDVNEVFKQLTGMGKALPLTHLWQSPFTLHANILQAIQRETALAQAGKAAKIIAKMNSLQEPAVIEALYAASRAGVKVDLIVRGACALRPGVKGLSENIRVRSLIGRFLEHHRIFYFLADGADLLYLSSADWMDRNFFRRIETAFPILDPKLKRRVLKEGLRAYLVDNCQSWEMDANGDYRLQASKRKRVSAQELLLAELGSIA
- a CDS encoding RelA/SpoT family protein gives rise to the protein MVAVVHSFSDQHSAEEIFALAAVGLDAAEAARLRNAFEFARETYGERLLSTGEPVFPHAAAMAVILAGLDLDLDTRIAALLFDVPDDLADYEAVLEPRFGAESVRLVRGLHRLAPLHLLIRSHAGGAEMQSQTEILRKMLLAMVEDIRVVLLRLASRTQTLRWLTDQDTPERPDIARESLEIYAPLANRLGVWQFKWELEDLSFRFLQPATYKRIAKMLEERRVERESFIAAAVARLKAELTAIGIEAEVYGRPKHIYSIWNKMRAKGLDFSQVYDVRALRIIVGEVKDCYTALGLVHQHWQPIHGEFDDYISHPKGNDYRSLHTAVEAEDGRAVEVQIRTREMHQHAELGVAAHWRYKEASFAKGSAAKADSAYDDKIALLRRLLTWRDEVTDSSQWLEQFKRAALDDTIYVLTPQGRVIDLPRGATPLDFAYRLHSDLGHRCRGARVDGQLLPLNTPLQNGQRVEIVAAKSGGPSRDWLNPSQGYLATPGARRKVKQWFAAQDAAELLAQGRAFVTRELQREGQSQANLEELARKLGFRDVDAMFLAAAHNELGPRAIQVALQGAPQALEVEPEIVTRRSKAADSKVLIVGVDKLLTQLGRCCKPVPPDAIQGFVTRGKGVSIHRLECSNFRNMAARNPERVISAEWGAAQEGALYAIDIAVEAADRQGLLRDISDVLSKEKVNVTAVKTLSRSGAARMAFTMELSGTARLPRLFALLREVPGVVSVQRV